The following coding sequences lie in one Portunus trituberculatus isolate SZX2019 chromosome 12, ASM1759143v1, whole genome shotgun sequence genomic window:
- the LOC123502719 gene encoding uncharacterized protein LOC123502719 gives MQGYPHSHVNSCSPLLVERMWVAALLLVSLFSHGHAFLKGSPDIRSFHPLPPVCPDSFSGYLPAPDSCTSFYECRGGVAKRRECPRGMLYNAISPSARSPCNYYSYRDECESLMSASMSTLQGKAIPRFCLSLFSWSIMYLHTRLILYLFEK, from the exons ATGCAAGGATACCCACACAGTCATGTAAACAGTTGCTCGCCTCTCTTAGTTGAGAGGATGTGGGTTGCAGCACTCCTCCTTGTCAGCCTATTCTCCC ATGGCCACGCTTTCCTGAAAGGTTCTCCAGACATCAGGAGTTTCCATCCAC TGCCGCCAGTGTGTCCTGACTCTTTCTCAGGATATCTTCCTGCGCCTGACAGCTGCACCTCCTTCTACGAGTGTCGCGGGGGCGTGGCTAAACGACGAGAGTGTCCCCGTGGTATGCTATACAATGCCATCAGTCCCTCAGCTCGCTCTCCCTGCAATTACTACTCCTACCGTGACGAGTGTGAAAGTCTGATGTCAGCCTCTATGAGTACTCTGCAGGGCAAGGCCATCCCAAGGTTCTGCTTGAGTCTCTTCTCATGGAGTATTATGTATTTACATACACGTCTAATTCTGTACCTatttgaaaaataa